The nucleotide sequence GCCGTGCCCGTCGAGATTTCGGCGGTCGACAAGGCGCGGGAGGACCTCCAACGGCAGGCGGCCCGCCAGCGCACCGCGATTGCGTCCCTAGAGTCCGCCGCGCAAGAGCTCAGCGCCCAGGCAGAGTCGATCTATGCTCACTACCCGGAGGCTGAGGCCGCCCTGGCGCGGGCCCGCGCGGAGGGCTCCGAGAAGCGGGAGGTGGCCGTCCGTCTCGGGGAGCGTTCCGTCCCCCTGCTGCTCGACCGACCGTTGCAGGGCTCGGCTCAGGCCCTGTATGAAGAAGGCAAGCGCCTCCAGGGCAAGCTCCAGGGAGCCCGTACCGCGCTGACGGAGACGGAGGCGCGCCTTGCCCAGACCCCGAGCACGGCCGCGCGGGCCTCCTCGGCCGAAGCCCCGGCCTCGCGGGCGCGCAAACCCCGCTGGTTCGAGCGCTACCGCTGGTTCCTCTCTTCCGAAGGAGCGGTCGTGATCGCAGGGCGAGATGCCGCTTCGAACGATCTCGTGGTGCGTCGCCACCTGCGGGAGGGAGACGTGTACCTGCACGCCGATCTCCATGGCGCGGCGAGCGTGATCATCAAACGGCCCGATCCGGGACGACCGGCCGTCACCGAGGTGACGATCCGCGAGGCGGCCCAGTGGGCCGTGGCGTTCTCGAAGGCCTGGCGCGCGGGTCTCGCCTCGGCTTCGGCGTTCTGGGTGAAGCCGGAGCAGGTATCGAAATCCCCGAACACCGGGGAGTTCGTCGCGAAGGGAGCCTGGGTCATCGAGGGGACGAAGAACGTTCTGAAGGACCTGCCGCTCGAGCTCGGGATCGGGACCGTGGCCTACGAGGACCACGAACTGTGGACGGTCGCTCCGCCCTCGGCGTTCGCTCTCCGCGGGGGACTGCGCGTCCTTCTCACACCGGGGGACGAACGGGTCCGGTCCGAACGGGAGTCCGAACTCGCCCGCGAACTGGGGATCTCCCGCTCGCTCCTCCAGTCGCTCCTCCCCGCCGGTGGCATCACGTTGCGGCGCCCGTAGAGCCGGATGACCTCGCCGGCGGGGAAGGCGTCGCCCGGCTTTCGCCAGCTTCGAGCGCGGGCGCGCAGCCCGGCGATCACGATCTCGGTCTCCTCGACTCGGATCCGCTCGCCCACGACGAGGATCGTCTCCCGAGGCACGACGAGCCGGGCGGGGCGCGTGCGGCGACCTTCGACGATCGAGACGGGCACGACCGCACCGAGATCGCGCGTCACCCACAAGGTCCCGATCTCCTCGGACCGGGCCTCGGGAACGGGACGGCCCAGGCGATTCTCGATCTTGTGGATGATCACCGGAACATCGGATTCCGGTACCCCGCTTCCGACCTGGAGCCGTCGGGCTTCGGGCAACTGGATCATCCGTCGCGTGGAGGCGGGCCCTTCCGAGATGATCTCGGCGACCTG is from Thermoplasmata archaeon and encodes:
- the rqcH gene encoding ribosome rescue protein RqcH, translating into MSSQPTPKDRFSALDMLALSRELRVAVHARIDKAFDLPGGGWSVTMRSASAGRRELVLVPGRYGALVEERAEHAEELTPLAKELRRLLSGSILHAVSEPRGERYVELEFRRADGEKLGLILEIFGPGNLLVTRGGQIVAVARPRTWAHRTMRVGAEYTRPPERADPWNADRETLERELARSRTDLSSTLAARLALGGPIAEEILARSGVPDGPASTDAARIAPALHRAIAEVYAELGGPPRGYLYERDGVPVDASPYHGLRWAADPSVREVETPTFSEAAYRYFRTVTTAAVPVEISAVDKAREDLQRQAARQRTAIASLESAAQELSAQAESIYAHYPEAEAALARARAEGSEKREVAVRLGERSVPLLLDRPLQGSAQALYEEGKRLQGKLQGARTALTETEARLAQTPSTAARASSAEAPASRARKPRWFERYRWFLSSEGAVVIAGRDAASNDLVVRRHLREGDVYLHADLHGAASVIIKRPDPGRPAVTEVTIREAAQWAVAFSKAWRAGLASASAFWVKPEQVSKSPNTGEFVAKGAWVIEGTKNVLKDLPLELGIGTVAYEDHELWTVAPPSAFALRGGLRVLLTPGDERVRSERESELARELGISRSLLQSLLPAGGITLRRP